The Arachis ipaensis cultivar K30076 chromosome B07, Araip1.1, whole genome shotgun sequence genome includes a window with the following:
- the LOC107609433 gene encoding protein SRC2 homolog, with protein MASSRPPPSKSADLDLTIVSAKHLKNVNWKNGVLKPYVVFWVDPDRRLATKSDDSGSTKPIWNERFTLPLPPSYPPLHDTFLTLEVFHSRPSDTPNPLVGSLKIPLKDIDETSDPTRIRKFTLSRPSGRPHGKIHLKLGLLGRTPLPPPPPSQTIPDYPNPTPNPNNSNSPMFCYVPNPAARDYRGFSPSPSPSSPPFTAYGSASYGGSYSDLYSGYYPGYSGAVPPYPSRPFIDRPVGYAGPSGPSAPLDYSSSYEHKPKGGGGGVGKMGLGAGVAVGAVAGALGGLALEEGMKYEEDKITERVENSSMATRDDYDYRGDY; from the coding sequence ATGGCGTCATCACGGCCTCCTCCGTCGAAATCGGCTGACCTGGACCTCACAATCGTCTCAGCTAAGCACCTCAAAAACGTGAACTGGAAGAACGGCGTTCTCAAACCCTACGTCGTGTTCTGGGTCGACCCTGATCGCCGATTGGCCACTAAATCCGACGATTCCGGCTCCACAAAACCCATCTGGAACGAGCGCTTCACCCTCCCGCTTCCGCCCTCCTACCCACCCCTCCACGACACTTTCCTCACCCTCGAAGTCTTCCATTCTCGCCCTTCTGATACCCCTAACCCCCTCGTAGGTTCCCTCAAAATCCCCCTCAAAGACATTGACGAAACCTCCGACCCCACCCGCATCCGCAAATTCACCCTCTCAAGACCCTCCGGCCGCCCCCACGGCAAGATCCACCTCAAATTGGGACTCCTCGGCCGAACTCCTCTACCGCCGCCGCCGCCATCGCAGACAATTCCTGACTACCCAAACCCTACCCCTAACCCTAATAACAGCAATTCTCCGATGTTCTGTTACGTACCTAACCCCGCTGCGCGTGACTACAGAGGATTCTCGCCTTcgccttctccttcttctcctcctttcacTGCGTACGGTTCTGCCTCTTACGGTGGTTCGTACAGTGATTTGTACTCTGGGTACTACCCGGGTTACTCAGGTGCGGTTCCGCCGTATCCTTCCAGGCCGTTTATTGATCGGCCCGTGGGCTATGCTGGGCCTAGTGGGCCTTCTGCCCCGCTTGATTACTCTTCCTCTTATGAGCATAAGCCCAAggggggtggtggtggtgttgggaAGATGGGCCTTGGTGCTGGGGTTGCGGTGGGTGCTGTTGCTGGAGCGTTGGGTGGGCTTGCTTTGGAAGAAGGTATGAAGTATGAGGAGGACAAGATTACTGAGAGGGTTGAGAATTCAAGCATGGCTACAAGGGATGATTATGATTACCGAGGAGATTATTGA
- the LOC107606621 gene encoding uncharacterized protein LOC107606621: MENITNLRVYYNGEVIPNTHEGVTFVCECPLSFAVPCTMSFVDLQNGLCNNIQSHILKRVSNLLYRSPVQVFGGLIQFQLMPITDDASMQQMFCIYQQTRFHVPMIELYVEFEQQSGSGAVGEEVNVDELGDIDWEEENNDSEEEFEANYKVDDENDDGDLAGNPEVPNEANAIISQHPFGVPSFMRTLDLEAMHDPEFPEYANTGEGNAEAKDGEFSVGMEFGSRESVISVIKSYTLSRGVDYTVYESEPQTFYAKCKGYGAGCDWLIRASLIRKKACWEIRRYNGKHTCTVGTISQDHAKLDSDTIADVIRPLVESDPSIKVKSVIAEVQSRFNYTVSYRKAWLAKQKAVAKVFGDWKVSYQILPVWLKAMTVKMPRSRVQIKTLPVYRETEEVQGVRVLHRIFWSFYPCIVAFRHYKPLVQVDGTHLYGKYKGALLVAVAQDENQNIVPIAFAIVEGETADAWEFFLTNLWRYVVTIDGVGIISDRHTSIDAAIARSNGAWSPPRAWHMYCIRHIGSNFLRRFKAPYLHKLVVNTGYSRTEQEYNKNYQRLKERGEAYTQWCDEIGVERWVLAFDGGHRWGHMTTNLVDCINSVLKGARNLPVTALVRSTFYRLNELFTRKSTEAHERLRNGFTYSEFATKRVEESFRCAGNVVVNRFDRRNEMFEVREMQDGTIYTVNLAQRHCDCGHFQVERLPCRHVLACCANQRLDWQVYVNDVYKMSEICKVYRGEFVPMGDPSTWDRYEGAKVIANWTLRRATKGRPKSTRYLNEMDSCEMRGPRRCTICRREGHSRSRCPQRVGPSSAEGH; this comes from the exons ATGGAAAATATTACAAATTTGCGAGTATATTATAACGGTGAAGTTATACCAAACACACATGAAGgagtgacttttgtttgtgaatgtccgtTATCATTTGCTGTTCCATGTACCATGAGCTTTGTCGATTTGCAAAATGGGCTTTGTAATAACATTCAAAGCCACATTTTGAAAAGGGTGAGCAACCTCTTATACAGAAGTCCTGTGCAAGTATTTGGTGGGCTAATACAGTTTCAATTAATGCCCATTACTGACGATGCCAGTATGCAGCAGATGTTCtgtatttatcaacaaacccgaTTTCACGTACCGATGATAGAGTTGTACGTTGAGTTTGAGCAGCAGTCAGGGTCGGGCGCGGTCGGCGAGGAGGTCAATGTTGATGAGCTTGGTgatatagattgggaagaagaaaataatgaCAGTGAAGAGGAGTTCGAAGCTAACTATAAAGTCGATGACGAGAACGATGACGGAGACTTGGCAGGCAATCCGGAGGTGCCAAATGAAGCGAATGCGATTATAAGCCAGCACCCGTTTGGTGTTCCGTCTTTTATGCGAACTCTAGATCTGGAAGCCATGCATGACCCAGAATTTCCTGAGTATGCGAATACGG GTGAAGGCAACGCTGAGGCGAAAGATGGCGAGTTTAGTGTTGGCATGGAATTTGGATCGAGAGAGTCGGTGATATCTGTAATCAAAAGCTACACTCTCTCTAGAGGGGTTGATTAcactgtgtatgagtctgagccgcaAACATTCTATGCGAAATGCAAGGGGTATGGTGCAGGGTGCGATTGGCTAATCCGGGCTAGCTTGATTCGaaagaaagcttgttgggagATCAGGAGATACAATGGCAAGCACACGTGCACCGTGGGAACGATAtcacaagatcatgccaagttggactcGGACACAATTGCAGATGTCATTAGGCCGTTGGTCGAATCAGACCCCTCGATAAAGGTGAAGTCTGTAATTGCAGAAGTTCAATCCAGGTTCAACTACACTGTCAGTTACcgcaaggcttggttggcaaagcagaaagccgtTGCCAAGGTTTTCGGTGATTGGAAAGTTTCTTACCAGATCCTGCCAGTATGGTTGAAAGCAATGACGGTTAAAATGCCAAGGTCTCGTGTTCAAATCAAAACGCTCCCCGTTTACCGTGAGACTGAGGAGGTTCAAGGTGTAAGAGTTCTGCATCGCATTTTTTGGAGCTTCTATCCATGTATTGTAGCATTTAGACACTACAAGCCGCTGGTGCAAGTTGATGGCACGCACCTGTATGGAAAATATAAAGGTGCACTTCTGGTAGCGGTTGCACAAGACGAGAATCAAAACATTGTGCCTATTGCTTTTGCCATAGTCGAGGGTGAGACGGCAGACGCATGGGAGTTTTTCCTAACAAATTTGTGGAGATATGTTGTCACCATTGATGGGGTGGGCATTATTTCTGACCGCCATACCTCCATCGACGCTGCAATAGCTCGCAGTAACGGTGCATGGTCACCACCAAGGGCGTGGCACATGTACTGCATCAGGCACATCGGCTCCAACTTCTTAAGGAGGTTCAAGGCTCCATATTTGCATAAACTCGTGGTAAACACAG GCTATTCTAGAACGGAGCAGGAGTACAACAAAAACTACCAAAGGCTTAAAGAGCGGGGTGAGGCATATACTCAATGGTGCGATGAGATCGGTGTTGAGAGATGGGTGTTGGCATTCGATGGTGGTCATCGTTGGGGACATATGACGACAAACTTGGTAGATTGCATAAATTCTGTCCTAAAGGGGGCACGCAACCTTCCTGTGACTGCCTTGGTCCGGTCAACTTTCTATCGGCTGAATGAGTTGTTCACTCGGAAGAGTACCGAGGCTCATGAGCGTCTCCGCAACGGATTTACGTATTCAGAGTTCGCAACGAAGAGAGTTGAAGAAAGCTTCCGATGTGCAGGAAACGTTGTGGTCAACCGGTTTGACAGGCGTAATGAGATGTTTGAGGTTCGCGAAATGCAAGATGGTACCATTTACACGGTCAACCTTGCGCAACGACACTGCGACTGTGGCCATTTCCAGGTCGAGCGACTTCCATGTCGCCACGTGCTTGCATGTTGCGCCAATCAGCGTCTCGATTGGCAAGTGTACGTAAACGATGTGTACAAGATGTCTGAAATTTGCAAGGTTTACAGAGGCGAGTTTGTTCCAATGGGTGACCCATCTACATGGGATAGATACGAAGGagcgaaggtgatcgccaactggACATTGAGGCGCGCAACGAAAGGAAGACCGAAGTCCACCCGctacttgaatgagatggattcATGTGAGATGCGTGGTCCTCGCCGGTGCACTATATGTAGACGCGAGGGACATAGCCGCAGCCGATGTCCTCAGCGTGTAGGTCCAAGCTCCGCTGAAGGTCATTAG